Proteins co-encoded in one Planctomycetaceae bacterium genomic window:
- the ggt gene encoding gamma-glutamyltransferase, producing the protein MFATRSEVIARHGMAATSQPLATMVAIDILKQGGSAVDAAIAANACLGLTEPISCGIGGDLFAIVWDAKTQKLYGLNASGRSPAGLTLEEFRKRGLEYIPPYGPLPVTVPGCVDGWFELHAKFGRLPMKDVLAPTIQYAEEGFPVSEVIASGWRGGKATFGQYPGFNETYFPDGNGPQTGDIFRNPRLAGTLMAIVENGRDEFYKGSIARTIGDYMERNGGFLSYEDMAAHTSEWVEPVSTSYRGYDVWELPPNGQGIAALQMLNVLEGYDLKSAGFGSADHLHWLIEAKKLAFEDRARLYADMHFADVPVNRLISKEYADERRTLINGGRAAKQYAVGLPHSVEEGDTIYLTVADKDRNMVSLIQSNYRGFGSGMCPDGLGFCLQDRGQLFDLTEGRFNTYAPQKRPFHTIIPAFVTKAGKPFLSFGVMGGATQPQGHVQIIINMIDFGMNTQEAGDAPRMVHSGSSEPTGEVMTDGGTVALEEGFSDETRRTLLGRGHTLQPAPGIFGGYQGIRYDADRDIYFGASESRKDGMAAGY; encoded by the coding sequence ATGTTTGCCACTCGATCGGAAGTGATTGCCAGACACGGCATGGCGGCGACCAGTCAGCCTCTGGCGACGATGGTGGCGATCGATATTCTCAAGCAGGGCGGCTCCGCCGTTGACGCGGCTATTGCGGCCAACGCCTGTCTCGGTCTGACCGAACCGATCAGTTGCGGCATCGGCGGCGATCTGTTCGCCATCGTGTGGGACGCGAAGACGCAGAAACTGTACGGGCTGAATGCCAGCGGCCGGTCTCCCGCAGGCCTTACGCTGGAGGAGTTCCGGAAGCGCGGGCTTGAATACATTCCGCCGTACGGCCCGCTGCCGGTGACGGTTCCAGGCTGTGTCGACGGATGGTTCGAACTGCATGCGAAGTTTGGCAGACTGCCCATGAAGGATGTGCTGGCTCCGACGATCCAATATGCCGAAGAAGGATTTCCCGTGTCCGAAGTCATCGCGTCCGGCTGGCGCGGCGGCAAGGCGACATTCGGGCAATATCCGGGTTTCAATGAAACGTATTTCCCGGACGGCAATGGTCCGCAAACCGGCGACATCTTTCGGAATCCGCGTCTGGCCGGAACGCTGATGGCAATCGTGGAGAATGGTCGAGACGAATTCTACAAGGGCAGCATCGCTCGCACGATCGGCGATTACATGGAACGCAACGGCGGCTTTCTGTCGTACGAAGACATGGCCGCGCACACTTCCGAATGGGTTGAGCCCGTGTCGACGAGCTATCGCGGCTACGATGTCTGGGAACTGCCTCCCAACGGCCAGGGGATTGCCGCTTTGCAGATGCTGAATGTGCTGGAAGGCTATGATCTGAAATCCGCCGGGTTCGGCAGTGCGGATCACCTGCACTGGCTGATCGAAGCGAAGAAGCTGGCGTTTGAAGACCGTGCTCGTCTGTACGCAGACATGCACTTTGCCGACGTGCCGGTGAATCGGCTGATTTCGAAGGAATATGCCGACGAGCGCCGCACGCTGATCAACGGCGGCCGGGCTGCGAAGCAGTACGCGGTCGGCTTGCCGCATTCGGTGGAAGAAGGCGACACGATCTATCTGACGGTTGCTGACAAGGATCGCAACATGGTGTCGCTGATTCAGAGCAACTACAGGGGATTCGGCAGCGGCATGTGTCCCGACGGGCTGGGATTTTGTTTACAGGATCGCGGTCAGTTGTTTGACCTGACGGAAGGTCGCTTCAACACGTATGCTCCGCAGAAGCGGCCGTTTCACACGATCATTCCGGCGTTCGTCACAAAGGCCGGCAAGCCTTTTCTGAGTTTCGGAGTCATGGGCGGAGCGACTCAGCCGCAGGGTCACGTTCAGATCATCATCAACATGATCGACTTTGGCATGAATACTCAGGAAGCCGGCGACGCTCCGCGGATGGTTCACAGCGGTTCTTCCGAACCCACCGGCGAAGTCATGACGGACGGCGGCACGGTGGCGCTGGAAGAAGGCTTCAGTGACGAAACGCGCCGGACCTTGCTGGGACGCGGCCACACTCTGCAGCCGGCACCGGGCATCTTTGGCGGGTATCAGGGAATCCGATACGACGCCGACCGCGACATCTATTTTGGTGCGTCAGAATCACGCAAGGACGGCATGGCTGCGGGCTACTGA
- a CDS encoding DUF4058 family protein produces MKSPFPGMDPFLEGQEWQDFHNRLNVAIAEAISPALEPDYFVRTERRVYLEHVGPDPDTFRVADVAVIARDSDLPTGMRVDGSPVSVPAVCTLPQPEERRETYLVIRDRESLEVVTVIETLSPSNKRRGGNGRTEYLNRRDDVLGSRSHLVELDLLRGGERLPVVEPLPAADYFCIVSRTYSRPRTELDAWTLKQQLPTVLIPLKLGDDDVPLALQQVMDSVYSRARYDFSIDYQKGLEPAPTADDDAWIRQRIAEHSA; encoded by the coding sequence ATGAAGTCACCGTTTCCGGGCATGGACCCGTTTCTGGAAGGTCAGGAATGGCAGGACTTTCACAATCGCCTGAATGTGGCCATTGCCGAAGCAATCAGTCCCGCCCTCGAACCCGACTATTTCGTCAGAACTGAGCGCCGTGTGTACCTTGAGCACGTTGGTCCGGATCCGGATACGTTTCGCGTTGCCGATGTTGCTGTCATCGCGCGTGACTCTGACCTCCCGACCGGCATGCGTGTCGATGGTTCGCCCGTATCGGTTCCCGCTGTCTGTACGTTGCCTCAGCCGGAAGAACGCCGCGAGACGTATCTCGTGATTCGCGACCGCGAGTCGCTGGAGGTTGTCACTGTCATCGAGACGCTGTCGCCTTCAAACAAGCGGCGCGGCGGCAACGGACGAACTGAGTACCTGAATCGGCGCGATGACGTCCTTGGCAGTCGTTCGCACCTGGTCGAACTGGACCTGTTGCGCGGCGGCGAGCGCCTGCCCGTCGTTGAACCGCTGCCTGCTGCCGACTACTTCTGCATCGTCAGTCGAACATACAGTCGACCACGGACGGAACTCGATGCCTGGACGCTGAAACAGCAGTTGCCAACCGTATTGATTCCACTGAAGCTCGGCGATGACGACGTACCACTCGCCCTTCAGCAAGTCATGGACTCCGTCTACAGTCGCGCCCGTTATGATTTTTCCATCGACTATCAGAAGGGACTTGAACCCGCGCCGACCGCGGACGACGACGCATGGATCCGGCAGCGAATCGCAGAGCACTCGGCGTAA
- a CDS encoding Gfo/Idh/MocA family oxidoreductase, with the protein MVSIFATALVAVISPAMKADEKPGGDSSKTIRVGMIGLDTSHCIAFAKLLNNVDDPKHVPGCRVVLVYPKGSPDIESSVSRVPKYTEEITALGVEICDDLDAMIQQVDAVLLETNDGRPHLEQVIPVLKAGKPCFVDKPIAASLTDCIAIYELAKHYETPVFSSSSLRFSSGVQAIRNGSIGDVLGCDAYSPASLEKTHPDLFWYGIHGVETLFTAMGPGVETVVRTQTDGFEQVTGTWSDGRIGTFRGIRAGSGGYGGTAFGSKATASVGGYDGYAPLLVEIVKFFQTGQSPVADEETIDLYAFMEAADESKRQGFVPVKVADVKAKARAEAAKKVAAVIAAE; encoded by the coding sequence ATGGTCAGTATTTTTGCGACGGCACTTGTCGCGGTGATTTCGCCGGCGATGAAAGCCGATGAGAAACCGGGCGGCGATTCGTCGAAAACGATTCGCGTCGGCATGATCGGGCTGGATACGTCGCACTGCATCGCGTTCGCCAAACTGCTGAACAATGTCGACGATCCAAAGCATGTGCCGGGCTGCCGAGTCGTCCTGGTGTATCCGAAAGGATCGCCGGACATCGAAAGCAGCGTGTCGCGAGTGCCGAAGTACACCGAGGAGATCACAGCGCTGGGTGTTGAAATCTGTGATGATCTGGACGCCATGATTCAGCAGGTCGACGCGGTGCTGCTGGAAACCAATGACGGCCGGCCTCATCTGGAACAGGTGATTCCCGTGCTGAAGGCGGGCAAGCCGTGTTTCGTCGATAAACCGATTGCCGCATCGCTGACGGACTGCATCGCAATTTACGAGCTGGCGAAACATTACGAAACGCCCGTGTTTTCTTCGTCGTCGCTGAGGTTTTCCAGCGGCGTTCAGGCAATTCGCAACGGGTCGATCGGCGACGTGCTGGGCTGTGACGCGTATTCCCCGGCTTCGCTGGAGAAGACTCACCCGGATTTGTTCTGGTACGGGATTCACGGCGTGGAAACGCTGTTTACGGCGATGGGGCCGGGAGTGGAAACCGTCGTGCGGACTCAGACGGACGGCTTCGAACAGGTCACGGGTACCTGGAGCGACGGCCGTATCGGTACGTTCCGCGGAATTCGCGCGGGAAGTGGTGGCTACGGCGGAACCGCGTTCGGTTCGAAAGCGACAGCCAGCGTCGGCGGCTACGACGGTTACGCGCCGCTGCTGGTGGAGATCGTGAAATTCTTCCAGACCGGCCAGTCACCGGTTGCCGACGAGGAAACCATTGACCTGTATGCGTTCATGGAAGCGGCTGACGAAAGCAAACGTCAGGGCTTCGTGCCCGTGAAGGTCGCCGACGTGAAAGCAAAGGCTCGCGCCGAAGCGGCGAAGAAAGTCGCGGCAGTCATCGCGGCAGAATAG
- a CDS encoding HAD-IIA family hydrolase: MGCGFLIDMDGVIYRGSELIPGAREFVVRLLTDRIPFLFLTNNSQRTRRDVATKLKRLGMPIEESHVFTCAMATARFLARQLPNGTAFVIGESGLLNALHNNGYSLVDSNPDYVVVGEGRTLSFELVEQAVQLVLNGAKLIATNLDPSCPTQTGTRPGCGAIVALLEAATGVKAFSVGKPSPVMMRAARKELGLEAANTVMIGDTMDTDILGGVQLGYRTVLALTGSTSRADLPNFAYRPDYVVDSIADLLTLSHLSVEHLQYAGTKTREPIEAVA, translated from the coding sequence ATGGGGTGTGGTTTTCTGATCGACATGGATGGGGTCATCTATCGTGGTTCCGAGCTGATTCCAGGGGCACGGGAGTTCGTCGTGCGGCTATTGACAGACCGGATTCCCTTCTTGTTTCTCACCAACAACAGCCAGCGTACGCGGCGCGACGTGGCGACGAAGCTGAAGCGATTGGGGATGCCGATTGAGGAATCACACGTTTTCACGTGCGCGATGGCGACTGCCCGGTTTCTTGCTCGTCAGTTGCCAAACGGAACGGCCTTTGTGATTGGTGAAAGCGGTCTGCTGAACGCCCTGCATAACAACGGATATTCGCTGGTCGACAGCAATCCCGACTATGTAGTTGTCGGTGAAGGCCGCACTCTGTCCTTCGAACTCGTGGAACAAGCGGTTCAGTTGGTCCTGAACGGAGCGAAACTGATTGCGACAAATCTGGACCCGAGTTGTCCGACACAGACCGGGACGCGCCCGGGTTGCGGAGCCATCGTAGCGCTACTGGAAGCGGCGACCGGAGTGAAAGCGTTCAGCGTCGGAAAACCCAGCCCCGTGATGATGCGCGCAGCACGCAAGGAACTGGGACTGGAAGCAGCAAACACCGTGATGATCGGTGACACAATGGACACCGATATTCTTGGCGGCGTTCAGTTGGGATATCGCACTGTGCTGGCACTTACAGGGTCGACGTCGCGGGCGGATCTGCCGAACTTTGCCTACAGGCCGGATTACGTCGTGGACTCCATCGCCGATCTGCTGACACTTTCGCATCTGTCCGTCGAGCATCTGCAGTACGCCGGAACCAAAACTCGCGAACCGATCGAAGCCGTGGCCTGA
- a CDS encoding MFS transporter produces MSGEIATGNGGNHPEVPTGEQQAMWFEQISSYQWLVLLIASLGWVFDVFEGQVFVASMNDAMPQLLGDDFTVELKNSWNNYSLASFLLGGAFGGILFGMVSDRIGRSKTMIVTILFYSVFTCVTAIANAPWQMVVLRFLVAMGVGGEWAVASAMVAEVMPKRSRSVMSSIFHASSVFGTLMAVAVGYFIIGAQVLGDNTWRLGFVIGVVPALLTVFIRWKLREPEQWTKAKQREAEDATQATGVIADLFNAQNLRNTTVAVALATIGLTTFWGCHIYGKDALKRKSESGFLMAAGLADVDWSAADDSQKQLRTEVLEQHKGEIKQQEMVGMFLTMVLGGGLGLVLFGSISNRLGRRGAFLLYHIGAFATALTLFLVLIPGDYSRSVLVMFLPVFGFLTLGMHAGYAVYFPELFPTRIRGTGTGFCFNAGRIGSAAVILVSGLLEWSPNQSALYLAPLFAVGIAVTLLARETRGEELPE; encoded by the coding sequence ATGAGCGGCGAAATCGCGACGGGTAACGGCGGTAATCATCCGGAAGTTCCGACCGGCGAACAGCAGGCGATGTGGTTTGAGCAGATTTCGTCGTACCAGTGGCTGGTGCTGCTGATAGCGTCGCTGGGCTGGGTGTTTGATGTGTTTGAAGGACAGGTGTTCGTTGCCAGCATGAACGACGCCATGCCGCAGCTTCTGGGCGACGACTTCACGGTCGAACTGAAGAACTCGTGGAACAATTACTCGCTCGCGTCATTCCTGCTTGGCGGCGCGTTCGGCGGGATTCTGTTCGGAATGGTCAGCGACCGCATCGGCCGTTCGAAGACGATGATCGTCACCATTCTGTTCTACTCGGTGTTCACATGTGTGACGGCGATCGCGAATGCACCGTGGCAGATGGTCGTGCTGCGATTTCTGGTGGCGATGGGAGTCGGCGGCGAATGGGCGGTCGCCAGCGCGATGGTGGCCGAAGTGATGCCGAAACGGTCGCGCTCCGTGATGAGTTCCATCTTCCACGCATCCAGCGTATTCGGAACGCTGATGGCCGTCGCGGTCGGCTATTTCATCATTGGTGCTCAGGTGCTGGGAGACAACACCTGGCGACTGGGCTTTGTCATTGGCGTGGTCCCCGCGCTGCTGACGGTGTTCATTCGCTGGAAACTGCGCGAGCCTGAACAGTGGACTAAGGCCAAGCAGCGCGAGGCCGAAGATGCGACTCAGGCGACGGGCGTGATTGCTGACCTGTTCAACGCTCAGAATCTGCGAAACACAACGGTCGCCGTGGCGCTGGCAACGATTGGCCTGACGACGTTCTGGGGCTGCCACATCTATGGCAAGGATGCTCTGAAACGAAAGTCGGAGTCCGGATTCCTGATGGCCGCGGGACTTGCCGACGTCGACTGGTCCGCGGCTGACGATTCACAGAAGCAATTGCGGACCGAAGTTCTTGAACAGCACAAGGGTGAAATCAAGCAGCAGGAAATGGTCGGGATGTTCCTGACGATGGTTCTGGGTGGCGGTCTGGGGCTGGTCCTGTTTGGGTCGATCTCAAACCGGCTGGGGCGTCGGGGAGCCTTCCTGCTCTACCACATCGGCGCGTTTGCGACGGCGCTGACGTTGTTTCTTGTGCTGATCCCCGGCGACTACTCCCGATCCGTGCTGGTCATGTTTCTGCCCGTGTTTGGATTTCTGACGCTTGGCATGCACGCCGGCTACGCGGTGTATTTTCCGGAACTGTTCCCGACGCGCATTCGAGGTACCGGGACGGGATTCTGCTTCAATGCCGGACGGATCGGATCTGCCGCCGTAATTCTGGTTTCCGGGCTGCTGGAATGGAGCCCGAATCAGTCAGCGCTGTACCTGGCTCCGTTGTTTGCCGTCGGCATCGCGGTGACGCTGCTGGCCAGAGAAACTCGGGGTGAGGAACTTCCTGAATAG